CAGAGGTCAACGCCGAGGGGGAGGCTTCATTACGGCGAGTGGCTGCCGGGGAGGGCGTTTGTCACACGTCTGCACTTCGGGTGATGGGATGAAGCTGGAGCACGTCACACGTGGTGCTAATCACTCGTAGTGTTTCTCCTGAGGAGAGGAGCACTCCATGCAGGGTCACACACCGCCTCCATTCATCATGTACCGTCCTCATGCATGTTGTTCTAGAAGAGGGAATTCCACTTTTGTAACAGATCGTAGTTACTGACTCGTCTTCTGCAGACCAGACTGTAGACCAGGCCGATGCAGCGGAGAGAGCTACAGTCTGTGGCATAAACGTCGACAGATGAACAGCATAGAAGAAAGAACAATATCGTCATGTTACAAGAAAATCCTGAAGTTTGTATATTTTGcgtacagattttttttgttgtcgttAAATTATTAAAGTTCTAACTCTGTCATCTTTCATCGAAGTTCATTCTCTCATGATGCCATTCCGCCTGATGactcatcttcttctttttttggacGGTTGCAACACGTTTCAGGTCGTTTAGCGTCTGACGTGACGGCGGAGCGAGGTGTCAGTTGATGATCACAtgtcttccttcctccttcaaAGCTTCACTTCTCCTTTAATGATCCTGTTAGACTGAATCTGCCAAACGGCCAGTATTGAAGTTTCTTTCCCCCAACAGTAAATATccttttagattaaaaaaaaaaaaaagctgtacaAGATCAGACATACActacaggggtgtcaaacataaagctcGTGGGCCAAAAGCAGCCCTCTGGAGGCTCCAATCTGTCCAGTTTAAAGTTGCATAGAGACATGTGAAGGCTGCCTGACGCCGCTCCGTCAGTCGGTTCTCAGGCCTTCACTTCTCCTCGCTGGCGTCTGATTGATGAACTCTGGCTGAGCCCGGTTTCTGTGGTCGCTCAGCTTCCCACGCTTCTGTTTCCATTTCCACCGTTCGTACATGAATTTTTCAGAGCATAAATCAGAAGGGTTGGCGTGACTTCCATCTGATTCAGGTTGAAGCGGCGGGGCGCGGTGCGGAGTTCAGCCTCTCGGAGCATCAGTAACGTGGTCAGCAGGTCTGGGAAAGTGACAGGAGTGAGCGAGTGGAAAAACGTCCAGCAGGCAGTTTTCCGTCCTTGTGGACGACGGAGGACACACGCATGACCCACTCTCACTGTATTTCCTCCAGGAATTAATCCATTGACTAACTTTTGGCTGACATTGAAATTTTCCAGCCACTTAAGAAACAggatttacctttttttttttttttcttcatccgcTGGCGCTCTGCCTGTTTAATTCATTAAGTTGCGGAGCACCTCAGGGCGGCCCTGGACCACCAGGACTCGCTTCTCTTAATGGGGATCACTTTTTATTTCATCCTCACTACACCTTCTGTCCATCAGCGGAGCTGCAGTCAGACTCCCACACTGGGTTAAAGCTGAACGCCCAGTGaagctgacctctgaactctgtGTGAGATGtgtcctcctctttctgtcatTCCGCTCGAGGCTCCAGGGAGAACAGAATGAAAGGGACGGACTGAAATCCACCAATAAATAAACGTCTGTCACTCTGTAAAACCTTCAGCGAGCTCCAATCTCGTTCTCTGTTTATTGATGTGTGTGAAACatctggggaaaaaacaacCTTTATTTCATTTCCACTTTCCTTCTGTGGTTGATGCAGGCTCACGGAGTACAGGTTTACCTTTCGAGACTGATGAATGAAACCAGAGTAGCCTGAGAAAGCCActcatgctcagggagaacatggaaactccagaGGCTGGTCGTCAAGTCACTTTCAATGTAACGGGATATTTGATCCATTCCTACAAAAAGTTACTGAATTAAAGagtattaaatatatttttaaaatgtaataactgcagtTGAGAATGTGATAATAAATAACTATGCCTGCATTTTGCAGGTTTGTccagtttttttgtcaaaaatatgCATAGTGGAGGGCATGGTCGTCATACTGATTTATTGAGAACACTTACTCTCTTTCAGTTGTGTTTGTAATCATTATTTACAATGTTCCTACATTACTGGCAAATTTCATCGCATTCAAACTTTGGAAAATCATCACATCAGTGGAAGTTATGTTATTGTTCATCGTTGCTGCAATGAGCGGATGTTGTGTTGAGTTATATCAGGCTGTTGGAAACTTTCCACTTTCCCCGTTCTGAAGTGAGAGCTTCCTTCCCAGCTGATCCTCGGAGCACTATGAGACCTTCATTGTGTTTCtggtgtccatttacacaacaacggtaTTGGTTCCCGAGGTGGAGCTTTTTGAGCCTGCTGGGGTTTCGTCTCAGTTGAAACGGAGGATGCAGTGACTGTAATCCAACTTCATCAGTTGAAGACTGTCTAttgggatttcttttttttaagcctcGACAGTCTTGATTATTCATCATAACATGATGTGACTGAAAGCGTTTCTTTGTTTATGAAATCAATCCCTTGTTGGGAGCATCTTTTGGTTCAGTTTCTGAACTGTGATCAGTCCCTTGATTTACTTATCCGTATATGTTTTCAAATGTCATCCAGCCGAAAGAGCAAACCGCCTCAGGAACATCGTGTTGGCCAAAGGCCAAGCAGCACATGATGAACCGGAGTCAAGACAAACATGTAAAACAGTTTGCAGAGTTCTTTAACCAGGATGTTGTCCAGCTCGACAGCTGAAATCCGCAGCGTCACTTCTGCATGAGACTTGTGTTGTCATGCTGGTGAGTTGTGAAAGCGCTCACCTTTGTCTTTGTTACTGAATATTAATAGAGTGGAATAAACCAGGCCAGATATCAACATTTAACACAAAGAACGCCTGGAACTGTTCTGTAAAGTCCTGCAAGCAGTGTGCACCAAGTGTCTGAATGGAAGAAATAGAGAGACTGAGGGGTGTCTGGAGTTTAAGGCCATGTTGAGACAAaccttcaagtgaaaacacatctttgCATTTCCGTTTCAGTAAAGATCCATGTTTACACGGCAACTGCAGGAACACTGTGTAGCACTGGCATGCCGGGACACAGCAAGTTGGCGCTGTTTGTCTTCTGAAACCACACGGAGCagtattttcagtggctccgatcACCGCCGTCCTGTGAACAGATGCCAAACGGAAGAATGCACCTGGAGCAGCGTCCTGATGGAGCAGCCTGATAGCAGAGGGCGTGACCCTCGTGTCAGAAGTGACAGGTCGACCACGCCTCAGTGACAGCGGCTTATAAAGGGACTCGTCGGACAACAACACCGGATGACGATTCTGATGAAGACGGAAGAACTCCGTCGAAACATGTCAGAGGTATGTTTAGACGCTTTACCTGCACGGAGAATCTTCAGCCTCAGCAACTGTTCAGTCAGTCCTGTTTAGCTACATTTCTCTGAATATTATTATCTGAATTATCTTCACCTTCACCAATCTGTTTACAAAGGCTGCTGCATGACATTTCACAACCAATACCTGCTCTACGTCCACCAAGTGGCTTAAACTCGAAAAAGGAGCTGCAGCATCATGAGCTGGTTCTCACCCCAGCAGCTGGGGCACCATCAGAACCTATAATGAGCGGTTTGGGTGCTTTTAAAGAGACAAAGTTCATTGCAGGCAGGCTTTATGAATGAATTTTTGTGCATATGTAATGTTTGCATGGTCAGTGTTGGGTGAAACTGGGGACTTGGTGAAACTACAGTGTTTTTGGCCTTTTTACATGTCTGACCTGAATTTAATTTCATGCTTAACAATCAGTGAAAGAAAGGCCAGACAAGACTCCGTCAGTTTAACTGACTTCATGTTCCTGGAGTGGCTGTGTCTTCCTTATTGTGTAAAGTTACCAAATGTCATTATGAAAAGGACACACCGCAAAGTAACCTGTGCAGTTGAAAAGGAAGTGTGAAAATAAACTTTGAGGACttttctggatgtttctcttcatgaaaaacattaataaatttCCCATCATGTGACAAAGCTTACATAGAGATACTACCTTACACCACTTCAGCTGCTTTGGCTTCTGTTAAACAGCTGCCTAAGCGGATGTTGAAGGCCCTCAACACACATAAAGCATATTTTTAACTTAGCTGACAAAAGCAAGACGACAAAATGAACTTATTTCCTTTCAGTATTGTGTAAATATTAAAGACAGGAGACATTTTAACGTTTCATTTTCACCATTCACGTGAACCAAGTTGAACTCTCGGTTCCACCACTTCCACAAAAGTCCAACATGTCCAGAtgagtgctgccccctgctggatcGATGCAGAAGCTACACATTAACCTTCATAACAGTGGAGGGGTTCTGAtacctgcagccacacaggaGCTTCACACCTGGCTGTAAAGCAGAGTCTGCTCTCTGATATGGTGTCCAAAGGTCAAATAATGCCCGATAATCACAAAGTATGTCGCCAGGGGCAGTTAGTCCAAACACAGCCATGGCAGAGAAAGAGACATGGgacgagacagagaggaaaGGGGTGAGTTACAgcccaggaggaggggggtgggggggcttctGTCTCCACAGCTCAGCTCCTGTTTTATCTGCCAGTGTCCAAACAATGCACCAGTGATGGATGGTGTTGTGAAAATGTGCTCTTTATCCACAGAGGTTAACCACCGTCCTGGTGCTGGCCACACTCATCGCTGCGTTCGGGTCCTCCTTCCAGTACGGCTACAATGTGGCCGTCATCAACTCTCCGTCACAGGTAGCCTGAGCACGCAGACGGGATCCGGTCAGTGAAGCCCTGATTGTTTCTATCAGCATTGTCCTGCTCCTTTCAGCACATGCAGCTGTTTTATAACGCCACCTACATGGAGCGCTATGGCACCCCGATGGACTCGAACCTGCTCACTCTGCTGTGGTCCCTGTCTGTGTCCATGTACCCTCTGGGGGGCTTCTTTGGCTCTCTGATAGTGGCTCCTCTGGTCAACAGGCTGGGCAGGTAACTGTCCTGAACATCCACACTCTACTCTTTCTGCATGCAGTTTGACTTGCCTCAAATTCTGCTTGAAGAAGTTGGATAAATTTGAAAAACGATGGATGCAGTTCCTTCAGTTCAGGCAGATATCCTCCCATTTGTTTTGTATCCTCACCCATCGTTCATGTATTGTAACATCTAAGTGACACTACTCTGTCATGTTTCCCTGTGACAGGAAAGGCACGCTCCTCTTCAACAACATCTTCTCCATCGTCCCCGCTGTGATGATGGGGATCAGTGAGGTTGTTAAGTCTTATGAGATCATCATCGTAGGCAGATTCATCGTGGGCATCTGTGCAGGTCAGCTCCAGCTCTGAGGATGGAGAGCAGGTGTGTGTCGGAACTCATCTCAATGATGCTCCTTTCCACCGGTCTGCAGGTCTCTCATCCACTGCAGTGCCAATGTATCTGGGAGAAATCTCTCCCAAAAACCTGAGGGGAGCTCTGTGCATCATACCGGAGGTCTTCATCACCATCGGCATCGTCAGTGCCAACATCGTGGGCATCAGAAACATACTGGGCAACCCTACAGGTACTCACTGACACACTGGAGCTTGGTTTGGTGCATTCAATGCTCAGGGCGCTCCGGTGTGGAGTAAACATGTTACCTGTTTTTCTTCAGGTGCTTCAGTTAAGCTGTATTTGTGATTCACCAGGCTGGCCCATCATGCTGGGCCTGACCGCGGTTCCCGCTGTgattcagctcctgctgctgcccttCTTCCCGGAGAGTCCGAGGTACATGCTCATCCAGAAAGGAGACGAGAAGACGGCAACGAAAGGTCAGGAAACACCAACACTGCTTCTCCCCgactgcagcaggaagcagtgGATGAGCTTGGTGAGTCTGTCTTTTCAGCGCTGCAGCGTCTGCGAGGCTGGGACGACGTGGACTCCGAGCTGTCTGAGATGCGTCTTGAGGAGCAGTCGGAGAAGGACGAAGGTCACCTGAGTGTCCTCATGCTGCTGGCCCAGCGCTCTCTGCGCTGGCAGCTCATCTCCATCATCGTCCTGAACATGGGACAGCAGCTGTCCGGCGTCAATGCGGTGAGGTAGTTCAGCATAACAGGAAGTCTTCGGACTGCACCTTTcagtctggagtttgcatgttctaacCTGTTGTGCAGTGTGAGTTGAATCTCTTTCCTTCACAGAAAATCACTTCCatgtttctctctgctgtcagatcTACTACTACGCAGACAGCCTCTTCACTCTCGCCGGAGTGGAGCCCAACGACATCCAGTACATCTCAGTGGGAACCGCGGCCGTCAACGTCGCCGTGACCGTCGGTGCCGTACGtatcctgctggaggagaaaaccTGAGGCCTGCAGACTCTGGGTTTGACCTCGCCGTGCTGATAGCAGGATTTGTTCAGGCAGGTCTTCATCGTGGAGGCCTCTGGCCGacggctgctgctcctctgtggtTTTGGGATCTGCTGTATAGCCTGCGTGTTGCTCACTGTGGCTCTGAACCTGCAGGTATGTGTgactctgctgccctctgctgcttcaggacaACAACCAGAGGAGGGAGAGTTTATAAGCAAGTTGTTAAAACTCAGTCTTTTGAAGTGGTTTTATTTCGCAATTCTTCAGTTTCTACTCTAGAATTGAAGAGCTGTAGGGATCGATGATGGTTTATATAAAGTGCTCTCTGAAGTTAATTACAAGGGTAATGATTAATCATATTAAACTTTTACAACACGACAATTATGTAACAACAACGTCATAAACATGAATCATTCTGAACACATATAAACAGATAAATGAGATCTAAATACAAGATTTGACATTGTCAAGTTGTGATCAGTCGCACTGATGTTTCTGTGCCGTCAGGTGAACTTTTCTGCACTGATcctgaaaaaccaacaaacctTGAaaggttcagttcagtttcagttcagtttagtttatttggacaacgaaaacaattaaaaaataaaaataaaataagaaaatactcAATTTAAGGGTACATAATACCACACTTGTTCATaaatactaaataaataaatcatttaatatgtccaaaaaggagtaggaagaagctAAAGCTTTTCATGTCCTACCCCCACTTACTCTCCCTCTATATTAAcgaaacttttttttcagtaccccaagcccccctcccgcaccccctcactcatccacccatccattcattcatacagTTATGGAGTATATGCTGACTGATTATTAGCGGTTCCACTTCCAAAACAAATCGCATTCATACGAACATAATACACGCCTGCATTCACACATTATAcccatatacacacacatacaatatacaaataaacaaacttgccTGTATTATGCATGCTTTGACAGTCATGACAAGAATAGGCTGTATCTAATCGAATAATTGATAGCCTCTTACTTGACTCGGTTTCCATAATTCTATACCTTTCAATAATagcttttttataattttttttaagttgatgGACATTTTTACTCAATTTTGTTTGTTCATCCAGACCATTCCACAATTTCACCCCACAGACAGAAATGCACATACTTTTTAGGGTAGTGCGGACAGTCGGTTGCTTAAAAttatacccccccccccaattcataccctccctctctttccatgaaccatttatttaagttaCCAGGTAGTAAGTTATGTTCAGCTTTATAAGCAATCTGTACGGTTTGTAGTTTGACTAGATCCATAAATTTCAACatatctgactttaaaaaaagctgattGGTGTGATCATTGTAGCTCACTTTATGCACGATTcttatagctttttttttttgtagtgtgCATATCTTCTGTAGGGTGCTTTTGTAGGTGTTTCCCCACACCGCCACACAATACATTAGATACGGTAGCACCAGTGAACAGTACAAGAGCAGTAATGCTCTCTCATTCAGCATGTGCTTAACCCGACCCATTATTCCAACATTTCTTGCCAGTTTGGAACTAATGTATGTGGTGTGATTTTTCCAGCAAAGTTTATGGTCAAGTATAACACCCAGGAATTTGTTATCATACACCCTCTCAACCAGTACATTATCAATCATCAGTTTAacttttatattatttttctgaTTACCAAATAGcataaattttgttttttccgAATTCAATGAtagtttgtttctgttgaacCATGATTTCAATTTACTGAGTTCTTGACTGACTATATCCATCATTTGCTGCAAATCATCACCAGTACAgaaaatatttgtgtcatctgcaaaaacaacagGACTTAATATGTCTGATACTTTACCAATGTCATTTATGTACATAATGAACAGTTTTGGGCCTAATACTGACCCCTGTGGTACTCCGTAAGTAATGTTTAATTCAGGTGACTTGAAGTCTTTCAGCTGCACAAACTGCTGTCTATTTTTGATATAATTCCTTAACCAGTCTAAAACAATTCCTCTTATACCATATTGTTCCATCTGTCTGAGCACAATGTCGTGATCTATTGtgtcaaatgttttctttaagtCTATGAACACCCCGATAGCATATTTCTTACTGTCAATTGCACTTGCGATTTCCTCTGCTAAATCCATTAATGCCATTGCTGTTGATCTGTTTGATCTAAAGCCATATTGACTGTCCATTAGCAACttattttttcaatgaaattgtCCAGCCTTGCAACAAAAAGCTTTTCTAGAATTTTGGAAAACTGGGAAAGTAAAGACACTGGCCTGTAATTGGTGAACTGATGCTTGTCTCCTGTCTTGTACAAGGGGATAACTTGAGCAACCTTCATTTTACTTGGAAAAGGTCATTGTCATAACTCAATGTTGAGTGAGTGTTTTGCGTTTTGGTAATATTCAGAGGTGGCGTATGAGGGATTCCTTGACCAGATCAGGAATTCTCCAGTCCCCAATAAAAGCTGCAATGGATGACTGTTATCACCATTATCAGTCCCAGAAGGAGACGGATCCACATCAGTCCCCATGACGACAGTCAAGGCCATAGAGAGAAAAATCACCAGCTCGCTGCGTGGACGACTTGTGTCCAGGTTATGTCACTGACATGTCCACAAGATAACTTTCACCTTCATAAAAATCTTTTATTGTGCTACAACTACAATAAAACAAGTATTCCTTCATTCCTACTCTTCAATGGAGGCTTGAAATGATCAATACAACAATTATACGTATGATCACAACAGCTGTCTGACTGCACTCATAGAAATATTTAACCCCATAATTTTAAGATAATTATAAACCAAACTGATCTAATAAATGTTACATGATCAATATTTATTTGTGTAATAAAGgctatttattttaaatgcatAATCATCCGATTTATGTGCTCTAATAATAAAGTCTAATTAATCTAAATGAATAATCATCAAAGTACATATTGAAAACACATAAAGTGTATTGTTTGAATTGCATAATAGTCAGGTTGCCTATTCAAGTTGAATAATATAAATTTGAATTATATGTTGTTTATTATGAGGTAATAAATCTAATGAAAAGGCATCAGACTTACGTAATTATTTTCCATTCACTACAAACAATCTTAATGATGCAACAATCAGACAGCCTTGTTGGTTCAACAATATTGAATATTCAATATTGAAGCCTCTCAATATCAAGACCATCAAGACCATGGACCATAAAGACCATGTCCCTTCGCTCGGACTGTGTCGATGCCCATGGTCTTCTCTGCAATGTCTGCTTCAGCCTCTCTGGATCCAATGtcctgaaaaataaagagaatagAATGATAGGCTGTGCCCCCCAAACTTTGACCAACAAAATCTATGCAGCTCATCCTTGAGGCCAACTGAGTGTTAATTTGATGATATACTCTTAAGGAACGGTAGATATTGCATTCATGAGAATGAGATGGATGCAATTCAAGGCAACAATGGCCTTTAACACCTTTGATCACCTCCTAAATCCtggaaattaaaacaaaaagtcgAAAAGTTTCTTTATCTGTCCTTGTTACTTGTATACAAGAGATTATCGACAGCCTTCTCTAGAAAATTGATGTGAATAAGCAGCcaagtgtgtatgtgcatgtgcgCAGCTTGTTTTCTCTGAGGGCGTAGGCATCAGTGTGCATGCGTGGAACGCGTACCGTCATGAGTTCggaaatgtagcatgggagcgAGCGTGTGCGCATCGGTGGACGCTCTAAAGCGGACGTGGACTGTAGACCATAAAAAAAAGTGGACAAAACAtgtcactgaaaacatgagGCCTACCCTGAACTGCCAAAAACTTGCAAtatcacagtgtccaccaggggctggCTCCAAAAAGGCTGTGACTCCATAGACTCCTattcaaaatgaaatgtcagtAAAACTGGATTGGCTGAGTTTATCAAcgtcagagttgttttttttttctttttttcattgcatttcatcGTCTGGAAGAGAGATCAGGTGGTCCATCTGAAATTATATTAGTACTGAATTTTATTTAGAGCCTTCAAGTTTTCATAATGAGGGGTCGTGGCTACTTGACCCCAGTTACAGTTCTGCTTTGGAATGATTCACAGACACTTCCAGGGCTTTCAGGTTTACATTAAGGAGCCGACATTAAGATTAAGTTCTTTCGTAACTGTTATTTTATAGAAAATAAGCCGCGCTCTTGGTGTCGGCCCGGAGCCTGTAGCTGGTGATGACCCTTCCCCAGGCTTTCTACAGACCTGGCTGTTGTGGTCGGCAACCAGTTTGGCCAGCCTGCAGATTGTGTACCTGCACGTTCCTCACGGCGCTGGCGGGCGCCCTCTCCTGTTGGACTCCTCCACCAGGGGTGTGGTGCCTCCATAGGGGAGCTATGGATTTGCGGTGGCTTACTGAAGCGACCCACTTTCTGCGGTGTGagcttggtttcctctgctccacaggtTGTTTCACAGTGGGCCATGGCGCTTTCTCAGCGAGAGGGTCCTGCTGTTTCAGTGCGGAGGCCGGTGGGGCACCCCCGCCCTCGCTGTCTCTGTCTTGTCCTGGCGTCTGAGGGGCCCGactcgctgctgagcagctgttcggaGCCTGTCAGGTGGACCACCTTGAATACTAGGGCACCATCTATCAGATGGCTGTGTGGTAGTAGGTGGAGGTTggttgcacagtggtgcagcggTCATGGGGAGGACCCGGTGCTCTGTCTGGTCCCCGTGGTCCTGGACTTTTGCAGTCTTTTTGGACCAAGCCTGGTCCCCGTTCACCCTGTGGGTGTATGTGGCGGTGGTATCTGGTCGCCATACATGGGTTGCAGGTGGCGCAATTTGAGGCCACACTCCAGTGTCGGTCCCTCGGGGGGCTTTGAAGCTCGCCCCCCCAGAGCCCCAAGGGCGCCCGCTTGGGATCTGCATCTGGCACTGGAGagcttgtgtcagcctccctgtgagcCCCTGGCAGCGGCGGGGCTGCAGTGGGTGTTGCGCAGGACGACGTTCCTGCTGGCCATTACCACGGCGAAGCGTGTGGGGGAGCTGCACGCTCTGTCTATTCTCCCCGTATGTCTCCGGTGGCATCTGGCTGGGGCGGGCATCACGCTGTGACTGCCGCTTCCTTCCAAGAGTGCAGTCGGGGCTGCAGACAGCCAACCTATGCGACTCACTATGTGGCCCCCCATCGGACGACCCGGGGGGCCGGCCAGGACTCTTGTGCCCGGCTAGAACTCTGGGACGCTGCATGGCTGCTATGCAGATGCGCCGACATCTGGTCAGCCAGTGCTCTTCTACGGGGGCCCTAGTAAGGGCTTTGCTCTCTCCAGGCAGCGCTTGGCCCACTGGGTTGTGGGCACTGTTCGCCATTCCAGGCTGCAGGCCGGCTTTTGCCCGAGGGTGTGCATTGCCATTCCGCCGGGGCAGTGTCCACGTCTTGGGTCGCCCTGACGGGGAGGCCCTTGGACGAGCTATGTGCTGTCGCCGTCGGGACGACGCCTGGCAACTTTTCCAGGTGCTACAGGTTGGCCGTTGTGCCTCCGCATGCACTGCGGGTGGTACTGGGCCTGgcagaggcttctcagtgaggttggtctctCGGATTCCTCGTGATTGGCattcgtcattccagtgctttaagcaccgcctctggcggtcagtagggatgaaatagaacgagagttacgaatgtaactagggttctatgaatcccggatgatcgccagagcgctctgtcactcggaatccttGTGTCATGCGAGAAGATTCCATAGGAGCTGTTCCTGGGTCAAGATCCCGACTTTatacagttcctgggtcacccaggggtcacgctTGTCCAACTTTATACAGCCTCGGGCTCGGGGCTTCGCTCGCTAACCACAGCCGGGCCACAGCGTCACTGCTCGGTTCAGAAATCCACATGAGGGGTCGCGGAGAGAAACCCAGATGGAGGGAAGCTCCGCCGCCGGCCATGCCTGGCGGCGGAGCGTTGGGGGGTGGCCGTGGGAACACACCACTAACGGCCAGGAAGCTAGCACCGCTACCCGGGACAAAACACCATGGACAGCCTGGGAGCTAACGCCGCTACCCAGGACAAAACAACACGGACGACTGGGGAGATAGAGCCACTCCTGGGAATAAAATACAGCgaacaggcggggggggggggggggggggggcagcgccGCTACTAGTGAGCAAACGGCACGATTGCCCGGGGGAACACTGC
The DNA window shown above is from Salarias fasciatus chromosome 20, fSalaFa1.1, whole genome shotgun sequence and carries:
- the LOC115408757 gene encoding solute carrier family 2, facilitated glucose transporter member 5-like, producing the protein MTILMKTEELRRNMSERLTTVLVLATLIAAFGSSFQYGYNVAVINSPSQHMQLFYNATYMERYGTPMDSNLLTLLWSLSVSMYPLGGFFGSLIVAPLVNRLGRKGTLLFNNIFSIVPAVMMGISEVVKSYEIIIVGRFIVGICAGLSSTAVPMYLGEISPKNLRGALCIIPEVFITIGIVSANIVGIRNILGNPTGWPIMLGLTAVPAVIQLLLLPFFPESPRYMLIQKGDEKTATKALQRLRGWDDVDSELSEMRLEEQSEKDEGHLSVLMLLAQRSLRWQLISIIVLNMGQQLSGVNAIYYYADSLFTLAGVEPNDIQYISVGTAAVNVAVTVGAVFIVEASGRRLLLLCGFGICCIACVLLTVALNLQDSVSWMPYFSIGCVIVYVMGHGIGPSPIPYVVTTEMFRQSARPAAFMVAGSVHWLSNFVVGLVFPFLEEGLGPYCFILFSFTCLASLIYIWLVVPETKNKTFLEICQMFAKRNKVVIKLGDGDFPRKKSKESVKNVIHVTSF